Proteins encoded by one window of Anaerolineales bacterium:
- a CDS encoding permease, producing the protein MDIATQLQLFTTRFLGIFIEAVSFLLLGTLVSGLIEVFVRQEDMLRLLPRRRLPAILTGACLGFLFPVCECGVVPVARRLYQKGLPPAVGITFLLAAPVMNPIVLASTFSAFGWGTVLVGRYVITMLIAVSVGLLFSLQSKPQRMLAPQAYATLARGGGGDPADAPTSSRESLLAALLRALRLAGDEFFDVGRYLVIGCALAAGMQIFIPQETLRTISADPVVSVFVMALLAFVLSVCSTTDAIIALSFANPATGFTTGSILTFLTFGPMVDIKSLLMYLSVYRRRTVIYMAMLPLLIAVFIGIWLNLNVRF; encoded by the coding sequence ATGGACATTGCCACCCAACTTCAGTTATTTACGACGCGCTTCCTCGGCATTTTTATCGAGGCGGTGTCGTTTTTGCTGCTTGGCACGCTTGTTTCGGGGCTGATCGAGGTCTTTGTCCGCCAAGAGGATATGCTCCGTCTGCTGCCGCGCCGCCGCCTTCCAGCAATCTTGACCGGGGCGTGTTTGGGGTTTCTGTTTCCGGTGTGCGAGTGCGGCGTTGTTCCCGTTGCGCGGCGGCTTTACCAAAAAGGGCTGCCGCCCGCTGTGGGAATCACGTTTCTGCTTGCCGCACCGGTGATGAACCCGATTGTCCTCGCCAGCACGTTCAGCGCCTTTGGATGGGGAACGGTGCTTGTCGGGCGCTATGTGATCACGATGCTCATTGCCGTGAGTGTGGGCTTGCTGTTCAGCCTGCAAAGCAAGCCGCAGCGGATGCTTGCCCCCCAAGCCTATGCCACCTTAGCACGCGGCGGCGGGGGCGATCCGGCGGACGCGCCGACAAGCAGCCGCGAGTCACTTCTCGCGGCTTTGCTGCGGGCGTTACGCTTGGCGGGGGACGAGTTTTTCGATGTGGGGCGCTATTTGGTCATTGGCTGCGCCCTTGCTGCGGGGATGCAAATCTTCATCCCCCAAGAGACGCTGCGGACGATCAGCGCCGATCCGGTGGTCTCGGTGTTTGTCATGGCGCTACTGGCGTTTGTTCTTTCGGTGTGCAGCACAACAGATGCGATTATCGCGCTGAGTTTTGCCAACCCCGCGACAGGTTTCACGACGGGATCGATCCTAACCTTTTTGACCTTTGGTCCGATGGTAGACATCAAAAGTTTGCTGATGTACCTGAGCGTCTATAGGCGGCGGACGGTCATTTACATGGCGATGTTACCCCTTTTGATCGCCGTGTTCATCGGGATTTGGCTCAATTTGAATGTGCGGTTTTGA